The proteins below are encoded in one region of Triticum aestivum cultivar Chinese Spring chromosome 1B, IWGSC CS RefSeq v2.1, whole genome shotgun sequence:
- the LOC123085725 gene encoding keratin, type II cytoskeletal 1, giving the protein MSNSPRSPPPADSDDTGDVGDGRRLSAEEIAAAAAATSPSAASAARPRASITPDLTSSGALTHPPNSHPEIPLSVPLTAAPASGLPSSITHVVDFKLSLDGANFIRWRNYLNLLFARFHAEDHVRDGAAARLSNPAWRDDDNTIVLWFFSTIAGDLLDIVAPAGSTAYTIWQRLHEYFLENEAELAMHLGQEFRAAVRGDLSINDYCRKLQGIAAALADVREPVTDRTLTLQMLDGLGKKFELQAAILQSTVPLPTFAQARSRLVLAELAIDKKARAEGAQVLAVHSPDERGGGDRNGGRGGDPAAGGGRGGDRGPAGGGGRGGSPHGANRNGGRGGRGRGRGRGRGDTPSGGGRG; this is encoded by the coding sequence ATGTCGAACAGCCCACGCTCCCCTCCGCCAGCCGActccgacgacaccggcgacgtCGGCGATGGCCGCCGTCTCTCTGCCGAGGAGATAGCTGCTGCCGCAGCCGCCACATCTCCTTCCGCGGCCTCTGCAGCGCGCCCTCGTGCGTCCATTACCCCCGACCTCACCTCCTCCGGCGCCTTGACCCACCCACCCAATTCCCACCCCGAAATACCTCTTTCCGTCCCTCTCACCGCTGCGCCCGCCAGCGGCCTTCCCTCCAGCATCACGCACGTCGTCGACTTCAAGCTGTCCCTAGACGGGGCCAATTTCATCCGGTGGCGAAACTATCTGAACCTCCTCTTCGCCCGCTTCCACGCCGAGGACCACGTCCGCGACGGCGCCGCGGCCCGTCTCTCCAACCCCGCATGGCGTGATGACGACAACACGATCGTGCTGTGGTTCTTCTCCacgatcgccggcgacctcctcgACATCGTCGCGCCGGCCGGCTCCACCGCCTACACCATCTGGCAGCGCCTCCACGAGTACTTCCTGGAGAACGAGGCGGAGCTCGCCATGCACCTCGGGCAGGAGTTCCGGGCGGCTGTACGCGGCGACCTCTCCATCAATGATTATTGCCGCAAACTCCAAGGTATTGCCGCAGCACTCGCTGACGTTCGGGAGCCGGTCACCGACCGTACTCTCACTCTACAGATGCTAGATGGCCTCGGCAAGAAATTTGAGCTGCAGGCGGCCATCCTCCAGTCCACCGTCCCGCTGCCCACGTTCGCTCAGGCCCGGTCGCGGCTGGTGCTCGCCGAACTCGCCATCGACAAGAAGGCGCGTGCTGAGGGTGCGCAGGTCCTTGCCGTGCACTCCCCCGACGAGCGCGGTGGTGGTGACCGCAACGGCGGCCGTGGTGGCGACCCAGCtgcgggcggtggccgtggcggtGACCGCGGCCCTGCTGGAGGCGGTGGCCGTGGCGGATCACCACACGGCGCCAACCGCAACGGTGGCCGTGGTGGGCGCGGGCGTGGCCGCGGCCGCGGGCGTGGTGACACGCCAAGTGGGGGCGGTCGTGGCTAG